Within the Tursiops truncatus isolate mTurTru1 chromosome 19, mTurTru1.mat.Y, whole genome shotgun sequence genome, the region GAAAGGGTCCCCTATGGTGGTCACCTAGCAACAGAGAacccccctcccctgtccctaGGTAACAGGCTTCCTCTCTGGTTACCCAGCAGcagaggaccccccccccccaactagGTAACCAGTCTCTCCTCAGGTTACTTAGAGGAAGCAATAGAGGAAGGCTCCTCCCCTGTCTCTAGGTAACAGGGTCTCTTCTGGTCGCCTAGCAACAGAAGACTCCCCTCCCCTGTCACTAACCAACAGAGTTCTCTCCTCCTGTCACCTGGCAACAGGGCCCCCTCCCCGGACACCGAGTAACAGAGCCCTCTCCCCGACCCGTACCCCAACCGTGGCGCTAGCCCGTTGCCTGGCAACGACCCTCACCCCGCCTGCCTCTCTGTTCCCCCGAACCGGGGGCTCCCGCATCCCCCTGGCCGGCAGCTCTGGCCTCCGAGAACAGGGCGGGCAGCACCGCGGTGACTGGGCAGGAGGGACGAACTACAGCTCCCGGCGGCCCCCGCGATCCGGACTACGACTCCCGGCGACCCTCGCGAGAGCTCTTGCTCCGCACGGAACGCCCGGGCGGCGTGGCCCGGAAGTTCGCTGTCGCCCCCGAGAACGCGGGACTACAACTTCCGTCGGCCCCCGCGGTGAGTCCCGGAAATGTGCCCTGAGGCGACCCTCTCCTTCGCACACTTCCACGCCCCCTGCTACTCGAAGGATTATGGGAAATGTAGTGACTAGGCTCTCGCGATAGCTTCCAGGGGTGTTGCTACTCTGTATGCCCGCTCCCTGTGATGACATCATGCCTAGTGTGAAGACAAAGCGTGGCGTCACAGAAGGGAAACAAGTGATCAGACACCAGACTATGCAGGGAGAAGCGTCTCCAATATTTACTGAGACAGGAGGGAGGTCTGGGGATACTGAGGCAGCAGCGGGACGGTGGCGGTGGGAGGTAAATAATGAGATGAGGATGTCCTCTTGGGAAGGAGGAGGCTTCTTAGCAGAGATGGATCCCCGGCTTGGAGGGCAGGTGGCAGCAGCCTGCGGAGGAGATACGGGGAATGAAAGGCTGAGACAGAGAGATAAGGAGTGACAGACACTTGGAAGAAGGGACAGACCAAGGTGGAGACCTAGAGGGAgggactgagacccagagagagggacCAAATTCCAGAGATAGAGGAACGGAGACCTGGGGGGTAGACAGAGACTCACATGCTAGCGGCCCAGAGAGAGGGggacacagaggctcagagagaggagaCTTGGACAGAGATAGAGATCTATAAAGATTCAGCGTCGTGTAGTAGAAGGTTAAGGAGACTCAGGAATAAAGATGAATCGATAGAGACAGAATCAGAACTGCAGACTCAGAGAGCCTGAGACCCAAGCTCTGCAGAGCACAAGAGCCCAGGGCTTGGGGAGAGGAGCGCCGGGGAGGAGCGTGGCCGCACCCAGGAGGCTGCGCCagaaggtggtgatggtggcagaaCCGGTGACAGCGCCTGGCTCGCTGGGGTTCTCTCTGTGGGTGTGCACAGCAAAGCTTCGGCCTTTGGGGCCCGGGGGTCCGCTCAGCTCCACATCCACCACATGCATGTCCTTGAGGCTGGGGCAAGCAGGGTGGTCAGTCCGGCTGgcctggccccagcccagacccccGCTCAGCTTCGCTCACCTGAAATCGGCCACAAGCACCCCGATCACACGGTCGAAGCCCAGGCTGGGGGCGGCCAGGGCAGCAGCAGCCATGGTGTTGGAGTTTCGGGGGGCAAGGGGGCAGAGCCCGCGGACAGGGCCTTCATAGAGCACAGTGCGAGGCCCAGTGCTGTGCGCCGTAGCCAGGGGTCCCTCAAGCCGGAAGCCATCAGGGTGTGTGGCCATGGTGACACGGAGGCTCTGGAAGTGAGAGCCAGAGTCGGGGGGACTGGGGGTCTCTGTTGGCCCCCTCCGGTTCCCAGGGAGCCCAGCAGGCCCTCACCTGGAGGCCCCCGGCTTCGTCCAATCTGGCGATGTCCTCAGTGCCCCAGAGGGCCCCCCGGGCCACGAACACAGCGTGGCCCCAGCAATGCGAGGCCTCCAGGAGCTGCCGCTCTGTGGCCTGGTCAGCCAGGGCTGAGGGGGATCCCACCTGGGGCAGATGAAGGtagggaggggctgagggcaaGAGATGGATCCCACTTTAGGGCGGGGTGATGCCAAGGCAGAAGACACAGAGCTCACCAGGAGATTGGCATAGCGCAGGATTTCTGCCCCAGATTCGTGGATTATTTTGGGATGGGCCACTTCCACCACAAGGTCAGGGtgcctgggagaggggagagaggcagcGAGGACCTTGAAGAGGCATCAGACCTCCCCTC harbors:
- the ASPDH gene encoding aspartate dehydrogenase domain-containing protein isoform X2 codes for the protein MQFPWQPGRPERGAGDCRGNFPHQQEEDVMQRRNGLDTWGGGCRTGPWNPKTSRPLPPGILILPPGQSLVSHLLTQGPELGLELVFVWNRDPGRMAGSVPPTLQLQNLAALGERHPDLVVEVAHPKIIHESGAEILRYANLLVGSPSALADQATERQLLEASHCWGHAVFVARGALWGTEDIARLDEAGGLQSLRVTMATHPDGFRLEGPLATAHSTGPRTVLYEGPVRGLCPLAPRNSNTMAAAALAAPSLGFDRVIGVLVADFSLKDMHVVDVELSGPPGPKGRSFAVHTHRENPSEPGAVTGSATITTFWRSLLGCCHLPSKPGIHLC
- the ASPDH gene encoding aspartate dehydrogenase domain-containing protein isoform X1; the encoded protein is MGWIHGGGGAAQGPGTPKHLAHCLLGFSSCPQVAPPTPPPLGHSGGGGGFQRSSRVKCPKFSRCPNLVCGVRWGDGRQQEAAELRPQAAKSAGMALNTVPRKVGVLGYGRLGQSLVSHLLTQGPELGLELVFVWNRDPGRMAGSVPPTLQLQNLAALGERHPDLVVEVAHPKIIHESGAEILRYANLLVGSPSALADQATERQLLEASHCWGHAVFVARGALWGTEDIARLDEAGGLQSLRVTMATHPDGFRLEGPLATAHSTGPRTVLYEGPVRGLCPLAPRNSNTMAAAALAAPSLGFDRVIGVLVADFSLKDMHVVDVELSGPPGPKGRSFAVHTHRENPSEPGAVTGSATITTFWRSLLGCCHLPSKPGIHLC